One window from the genome of Erwinia sorbitola encodes:
- a CDS encoding diacylglycerol kinase, which translates to MANNVTGLTRIIKAAGYSWKGILAAWQHEAAFRQEAIAAIVAVIVACWLDVDAITRVLLIGSVVMVIVVEIINSAIEAVVDRIGSELHPLSGRAKDMGSAAVLLTILLAIFVWIMLLVPYLR; encoded by the coding sequence ATGGCAAATAATGTCACCGGACTGACACGAATCATAAAAGCGGCCGGATATTCTTGGAAAGGCATCCTTGCTGCCTGGCAGCATGAAGCGGCATTTCGCCAGGAAGCCATCGCGGCAATAGTGGCGGTTATCGTCGCCTGCTGGCTGGATGTTGATGCCATCACCCGGGTGCTATTGATTGGCTCAGTGGTAATGGTGATTGTCGTCGAAATTATCAACAGCGCCATTGAAGCGGTGGTTGACCGCATTGGCAGCGAACTTCATCCGCTTTCAGGTCGAGCGAAAGATATGGGCTCTGCTGCCGTGCTGTTAACTATATTGCTGGCAATCTTCGTCTGGATCATGCTCTTAGTGCCATATTTGCGATGA